Proteins from one Triticum aestivum cultivar Chinese Spring chromosome 7A, IWGSC CS RefSeq v2.1, whole genome shotgun sequence genomic window:
- the LOC123148203 gene encoding pentatricopeptide repeat-containing protein At4g19890, which produces MQMLSRHRHGRPLLHFVLKPPPFSTTNTASAPPPPPPPFCTPDAAPHIFSLGDHDPGALAPDDAIAALSSLAESDGSAAALAFFRRLASRPDVRHLMRLYVTAATAFVARGSLPMAHEAMRRMVAAFAEAGRLPEAADMVFEMRSHGLPFCVETANWILRAGLDTRNFAYARKVFDGMVTRGWVCPDERSFRALVLGCCREGRVEEVEALLAAMWGQGFCLDNATCTVVVRTFCKKGRFRDVSEFFRRMLETGTPPNVVNYTVWIDGLCKRGHVKQAFRVLEEMVGKGLKPNVYTHTSLIDGLCKIGWRERAFRLFLKLIKSSSYKPNVHTYTVMIGGYCNEGKLARAEMLLGRMVEQGLAPNTNTYTTLISGHCKTGSFDRAFELMNKMTHEGFLPNIYTYNAVIDGLLKKGKIEEAYKVLRRATTQGLELDKVTYTIFITEHCKQGHITYALDLFNRMIENGCHPDIETYTTLIATYCQQRQMEESQKLFDKCLTLELVPTTQTYTSMIAGYCKVGKSTSALRVFYRMVQNGCLADSITYGALISGLCKESRLEEARALYEGMLDKHLVPCEVTPVTLAFEYCRRGRTSVALSILDRLDKRRQIHATNVLVRKLSATANVDDASLFLKRVLDGDSVVDHVTYTGFINSCYANNRHALASEISDKISKRTL; this is translated from the coding sequence atgcagatgctCTCTCGCCATCGCCATGGGCGCCCCCTCCTCCATTTCGTACTCAAGCCCCCACCTTTCTCCACCACAAACACGGCCAGCgccccgcccccgcctccgccTCCATTTTGCACCCCAGATGCCGCCCCCCACATCTTCTCGCTCGGCGACCACGACCCCGGTGCGCTCGCCCCCGACGATGCCATCGCGGCACTCTCCTCGCTCGCGGAATCCGATGGCTCCGCTGCGGCGCTCGCCTTTTTCCGCCGCCTGGCGTCCCGCCCGGACGTGCGCCACCTCATGCGTCTCTACGTCACCGCCGCGACCGCCTTCGTCGCGAGGGGCAGCCTCCCCATGGCGCACGAGGCCATGCGCCGGATGGTCGCCGCCTTCGCCGAGGCGGGCCGTCTCCCTGAGGCCGCGGACATGGTCTTCGAGATGCGCAGCCACGGGCTCCCGTTCTGCGTCGAGACGGCCAACTGGATCCTCAGGGCCGGGCTGGACACCAGGAACTTCGCCTACGCGCGCAAGGTGTTCGACGGAATGGTGACCCGTGGCTGGGTGTGCCCTGATGAGCGCAGCTTCCGGGCGCTGGTCCTAGGGTGCTGCAGGGAAGGCCGGGTGGAGGAGGTGGAAGCCCTGTTGGCGGCAATGTGGGGGCAGGGATTCTGCCTGGACAATGCGACGTGCACGGTGGTCGTGCGCACCTTCTGCAAGAAGGGCCGATTTAGGGATGTGTCTGAGTTCTTCAGGAGGATGCTGGAGACGGGCACCCCACCAAATGTGGTGAATTACACTGTGTGGATTGATGGTTTGTGCAAAAGAGGGCATGTCAAGCAGGCGTTCCGTGTACTGGAGGAGATGGTCGGAAAAGGATTGAAGCCGAATGTGTACACACACACGTCGTTGATTGATGGGCTCTGTAAGATTGGGTGGAGGGAGCGGGCGTTCAGGCTTTTCTTGAAGCTCATCAAGAGTAGTTCATACAAGCCGAATGTGCATACATACACTGTGATGATTGGAGGGTACTGTAATGAGGGTAAGCTTGCTCGAGCTGAGATGCTTCTTGGAAGGATGGTTGAGCAGGGGTTGGCACCAAACACAAACACGTACACTACGCTGATCAGTGGCCACTGCAAAACAGGCAGCTTCGATCGTGCCTTTGAGCTGATGAATAAGATGACTCATGAAGGCTTCCTGCCCAACATTTACACATACAATGCTGTCATTGATGGCCTCCTCAAGAAAGGAAAAATTGAAGAGGCCTATAAGGTGCTCCGGAGGGCCACTACTCAAGGGCTTGAGCTTGATAAAGTGACATATACTATATTCATAACTGAACACTGCAAACAAGGTCACATAACATATGCTCTAGATTTGTTCAACCGGATGATTGAAAATGGTTGCCATCCTGACATAGAAACATACACCACCCTTATTGCTACATATTGCCAGCAGAGACAAATGGAAGAAAGCCAAAAGCTGTTTGACAAGTGTCTCACGTTAGAATTAGTGCCAACCACACAAACTTATACCTCAATGATTGCAGGCTACTGTAAAGTTGGCAAATCAACCTCAGCTTTGAGGGTCTTTTATAGAATGGTTCAAAATGGATGCCTCGCCGACTCTATAACTTATGGAGCTCTAATAAGTGGGCTCTGCAAGGAATCAAGACTAGAGGAAGCACGGGCATTATATGAGGGCATGCTTGATAAACATTTGGTGCCATGTGAAGTAACTCCTGTCACTTTAGCTTTTGAATATTGCAGGAGGGGAAGGACAAGTGTTGCTCTATCAATCTTGGATAGACTGGATAAACGGCGACAGATTCATGCAACAAATGTGCTAGTTAGAAAGCTCAGTGCTACGGCAAATGTGGACGATGCAAGTCTTTTCCTAAAAAGGGTTTTGGATGGGGATTCAGTTGTTGACCATGTAACTTATACTGGCTTCATCAATTCATGCTACGCGAACAATAGACACGCTCTAGCTTCTGAAATATCTGATAAGATCTCAAAAAGAACCCTCTAG